In the genome of Aequorivita sp. H23M31, the window TAAAATCGTTTCCCTTTATATAAAGAATCGATTTTCCCATTGGTTCCCTCAGTCAAAGCTACAAAGTTTGAAACTGTTAAGGGAGTAGCCTCATTGTAAAGTTTTGCCACGAACGTACCTTTATTGGTTACGAATTCTGCATAGACGCCATCGCCCAAATCGGGATATTTTTCTTGACAGGACGCAAAAGCAAGCGTTAGAAATAAGATAAAAAATGTTAGTTTTTTCATTGTTTTTAGTTTTAAAAGAAAGTTCGGTTCGAGACCTTAAATGTGCATTGCCCGGTGCACACCTTCAATTTATTTAGGATTAGGTTAATGGGCATTTTAGGGTGCATTATTAATTTTCAGTATGTTCTATGGAGCGGAGGGTAATTGTACTTTGAACTGGGATATTGGTTCCCAGCTTATCTTCTATTCCGTAATAACCATAGGCCTTATACGAAGGCAAAAGAAACGTTACAGTTTCCCCTTCTTTCATAAGCTTGATCCCTTCGCGAACTCCGGATATTAGATCCTGATTGCTTTGGTCGATCTTATAGCGTTGAACACCATTTTCTTCTTTTGTGAGTATATTGTTTCCATTAAAGTCCTTGATGTCATAGGTGAATTCCACATAATCTCCCACCTGCGGACTTTTAGTTTGAGACGTATCGCGTCTATTGTAATAATACCAAAATCCGTTTTCGGACGAGTAGTAGGTTTTTGAAGAATCCTTCGCAATTGTTTTTTCGATGAATTTTTTTTCTTTGTCGTAAAGTTCCTTGTTTCGTTTGGCAGATTCCTTTATAAACGTACCGCTATGGGACTGTATAGGACGCCTTGCTTCGGGACCCTTACAGGAAAAAACAAGCATTGAGAATAATGCAATGTAGAACAGCTTAGAAAACATCGTTAAGTTCTTGTTTATAACGTGGCAAGATACTAATAAATTCATTTACGGTTTTGTTAAGGGATTGCGAACTTTTTCCTCCTGCAGCATTGATGTGCCCTCCGCCATTGTAATGGTTGCGGGCAAAATCGTTAACAGAAAAATCGCCCTTACTTCGCAAAGACATTTTTACAATGTTTTCCTGTTTGTTTTCTATAAAAATTGCAGCGAAAACAACGTTATCAACAGAAAGTGCATAATTGACAAAACCCTCGGTATCTCCCTTTTTAAAATCGTGGTCGTCAAGTTCTTTTTGGGTCAAGGTTATATATGCAGTTTTGAATTCTGGGAGAATGATTAAATTGTTGAGTGCCACTCCCAATAATTTCATTCTTTCCGGACTATTTGTGTCGTAAATATTTTGATAAATAAGAGCACCGTCAGCCCCTGCTTCAATTAATTGTGCAATAATACGATGGGTGGTTGGAGTGGTGGAGGAGAAACGAAAAGAACCCGTGTCCGTCATTATTCCTGTGTAAAGATTGGTTGCGATTTCCTGGGTAAGTCTCTCCTTTTCATCTAAAGCATCCATAAAGTGAAAAACCATTTCGCAAGTTGAACTCATTCCCACATCGCTAAAGGTTGCTACGGCATAATCTGAGGGTTGTTGGTGATGGTCTATCATCATGAATATAGCTTCGCTTTTTTCCAAAGGTTCTTGAAGATCGCCCACTCGGTCCAAGCTGTTAAAGTCAAGGGTAAAAATGAGATCCGTTTTTTCCAGTAATTCCGTGCTTTTTTGTTTTTCCTTTTCATAAATGAGAATGTCGTCTACTCCCGGCATCCATTTTAAAAAATCAGGAAAATCATTCGGCATAAGCACAGTAGGGGAATGTCCCAGACTTTTCAGAAAAAATGAAAGTCCCAAGCAAGAGCCAATCGCATCCCCATCGGGGTTTTTATGACCAATAACCACTATTTTTTGGGGCTTGGACAATAATTCTTTTACTGTTTGAGTGGTTTTTTTATCCATAGGGGGGCGAAGATACAATAAAGGCAATTAATGGGGAAAAAATATGTGATTGTAGTGAAGACGAAGGACAAAAAGACGTAGGAGATAAGACCAAATAATGATGGATTTGGATAAATAGAATTTTCTGAAAATTGTTTTCTATTTCGTGGAAATTTGGTTTTATATCTTTTCAGTTTCATTAGGAAAGAATTAAATCATTCTTCGGTTCCCGAGCCCTTCGATCTGGTTTAGGATAAACTACTCCGAGGGACGTTTTCTTCAAGATCCTTTGATTAAGTGTTGTTTTTCACTTTCAAATGGTTATTTTTGCCGAAATTTTAAAAATACAATGAGAACAGACAGAACGTTTACAATGTTGAAACCCGATGCAGTCGAAAAAGGACACATTGGTGCAATCCTTGAAAAAATCAATGCTTCAGGATTTAGAATTGTGGCCCTAAAACTTACCCACATGACTACTGCGGACGCAAGAGAATTTTACGCGGTTCACAGCGAACGTCCATTTTATGGCGAGTTGGTGGAATATATGACTCGCGGACCTATTGTTGCGGCCATTCTTGAAAAGGAAAATGCAGTGGAAGATTTCCGCACCTTAATTGGAGCAACCAATCCTGCGGATGCAGCTGAAGGAACCATACGTAAACTTTATGCAGCTTCTATCGGTGAAAACGCGGTTCACGGAAGTGATAGCGATGAGAATGCAGCAATTGAAAGCGCTTTTCATTTCGCAGGACGGGAGATGTTCTAGTTCTTTGAGCTTGTAACAATATAAATAGCGTAGTTATACTTTTAACCTTTTAGCTACCATGAGATTAGACCGGTCAGGTTTCCAAAACATGACCGGTCTTTTTGCATTAAACCGTTTTTAATTAATAATAGCTAGTTTCTGAATGGTAATCGTCTTCCCATTTTTCAAAAGACTCGCAGAATAGATTCCTAAGGAAGTATGGGACTTGGGAACGACGTAGGTCTGTGTTTAACGTTCCTAATTTTAGGAAGTTTTTTAAGGATGGTCTCCATATTTTATAAAACCAAAAACTTCGATGGTTTTTTCCTCGGGTTTTATCTAAAACGCGAGATGCTATTTGAATTTGTAAACTTTCAGATTTTATAGATTTTGTTGTTCTACTATACGGTGCTTCTTTTATGTGGTTTTGCCCAAATCTGTTTAAAAAAAACATTTACAAGCTTATGGAAAGCAATCATCTTCCCGTTTTTTAAAAGCTTAACAAAACAAATACCTTCAAAAATGTTCAAGACGGTAATTACATTGTATTCTTTCAGACCATTTTCCGTATAAATTTTTTTTCCAATAATATCAACGAATTCCAACGAAAGATTATCGGTAGTTGTTGAGGTGATTTTTAAACTGAAATTTTCATTGCTCGTTGGATTAGGGTAAATGGTGAAGGAATTTTTAAGATTAAAATCTTCTAGACAAGCACTTACGTAAAGAGTTTTATTGTTATCGCAACACCAACTTTGTAATTAAGTCCTTGCCCAAATCTTCATTGAGCATTTTAATAATTTTTTCCTTTCCATAACCTAATTCCTCTCGTAATACAGAAGAGGAAAGTTGTACGTAAAGTGTGTCCCGGTCAAATTTGATATCAGTAGTATATTTCGCAATGGCAACACCCATAACCCGGTCCCACGCTTCTTTGGCATTTACTTTATCCAAGCCCTTTTCCAGACGATTATTTTCAATGAACTCCTTTAGAGCATCTCCGATTGATATATTTTCTGCGTGTCGTTTGGCCATTTTGAAAGAGTTTAGAATTTTATGAGTTGAGAAGTCTATGAGTCTATGAGTCTATGAGTCTATGAGTCTATGAGTCTATGAGTCTAAAAATCTATGAGTTGAGGGGTTTATGTGTTTAAAAATTTGATCATCTCATTTTTTCATCCGTCACCCAGCATCCAGCATCCTTCATCACTCACCTAAGTCGAATTTTTTAAACTTCACGTATTTATAAATCTTATTGTCTCTATTTTTCACCGTAAATGTACTGTCTTCGGCTTTGATCACTGTTTCCTTCCATTCGTCGTAAGGAGTTTTATAGTACATTCTTAAACTGTCATCTTCTATTTTTAATACAAAGTTTTCCGAATCTCCATTGGTAGTGAAAGTACCGTCGAGATTAGGAGAGACCTTGGTGCGTATGCCACTGTCTCCTTTTAACTGGATATGATCGACGATGGTACTTAAATCGAAATGTTTATTTTTCCCGCTGGGCATCTCTACCGATCTAATTTCCCAATAGCCTTGTAGATTTTGCATTTGATCCTTGGGATCTGGTTTTGCGCAGGAAAAGACAAAAAGAAGAAGAAAAGCTGAAATGATTTTTAAGTACATTCGAATTTGGAAATTTTGGTTATTCATATATATGATATGGGAGAATAGTGTTTTGGTCTTTTTTTATTCTACTTCAAATTTACCAAACTTCTAATGAAGAATACTTGCTAATTGATTCCATTACTCTTCTATTTTGGCAGAAAGTTCAAACCAACGTTCCGTTTTTTGATCAATCGCATCCATTATTTCCTGAAGTTTAATCGACTGCTTGTCTATTTCAATCCCATCCCAATTTTCTGTAGCAAATTTGTTTTGAAGCAGCTCTCTTTTTTCCTCGAGACTGGCGATTTCCTTCTCTAGTTTCCCGAATTCTTTCTGTTCGTTATAGCTTAGCTTAGCTTTTGGCTTTTCCTCTTTCCAATCACTTTTTGTTTTTGTTTTGATCTGAATTTCTTTTTTCTCACTGGGCTGACTATCCTCATAAGTTCTGAAATCGCTGTAGTTTCCAGGAAAATCCTCAATTACGGCGTTGCCTCGAAAAACGAACAGATGATCCACAATCTTATCCATAAAATAACGGTCGTGGGAAACAACCAATAAACACCCGGGGAAATCCAAAAGGAAACTCTCTAGTACGTTCAGTGTAACTATATCGAGATCGTTAGTAGGTTCATCTA includes:
- a CDS encoding nucleoside-diphosphate kinase codes for the protein MRTDRTFTMLKPDAVEKGHIGAILEKINASGFRIVALKLTHMTTADAREFYAVHSERPFYGELVEYMTRGPIVAAILEKENAVEDFRTLIGATNPADAAEGTIRKLYAASIGENAVHGSDSDENAAIESAFHFAGREMF
- a CDS encoding DHH family phosphoesterase, with protein sequence MDKKTTQTVKELLSKPQKIVVIGHKNPDGDAIGSCLGLSFFLKSLGHSPTVLMPNDFPDFLKWMPGVDDILIYEKEKQKSTELLEKTDLIFTLDFNSLDRVGDLQEPLEKSEAIFMMIDHHQQPSDYAVATFSDVGMSSTCEMVFHFMDALDEKERLTQEIATNLYTGIMTDTGSFRFSSTTPTTHRIIAQLIEAGADGALIYQNIYDTNSPERMKLLGVALNNLIILPEFKTAYITLTQKELDDHDFKKGDTEGFVNYALSVDNVVFAAIFIENKQENIVKMSLRSKGDFSVNDFARNHYNGGGHINAAGGKSSQSLNKTVNEFISILPRYKQELNDVF
- a CDS encoding T9SS type A sorting domain-containing protein, whose translation is MYPNPTSNENFSLKITSTTTDNLSLEFVDIIGKKIYTENGLKEYNVITVLNIFEGICFVKLLKNGKMIAFHKLVNVFFKQIWAKPHKRSTV
- a CDS encoding lipocalin family protein → MYLKIISAFLLLFVFSCAKPDPKDQMQNLQGYWEIRSVEMPSGKNKHFDLSTIVDHIQLKGDSGIRTKVSPNLDGTFTTNGDSENFVLKIEDDSLRMYYKTPYDEWKETVIKAEDSTFTVKNRDNKIYKYVKFKKFDLGE
- the gldI gene encoding gliding motility-associated peptidyl-prolyl isomerase GldI; protein product: MFSKLFYIALFSMLVFSCKGPEARRPIQSHSGTFIKESAKRNKELYDKEKKFIEKTIAKDSSKTYYSSENGFWYYYNRRDTSQTKSPQVGDYVEFTYDIKDFNGNNILTKEENGVQRYKIDQSNQDLISGVREGIKLMKEGETVTFLLPSYKAYGYYGIEDKLGTNIPVQSTITLRSIEHTEN
- a CDS encoding DUF721 domain-containing protein, with amino-acid sequence MAKRHAENISIGDALKEFIENNRLEKGLDKVNAKEAWDRVMGVAIAKYTTDIKFDRDTLYVQLSSSVLREELGYGKEKIIKMLNEDLGKDLITKLVLR